The stretch of DNA CAACCTTTTTGCGGTGCCCAAGAGGAGTATAAAAATAGAGCATCTTTAGAAAAAGAAGTGGGGAAGAAGCAGTGCTGGAGGGTGCCGGGAGAAGGGGCAGAGTCTGATGAGGCTGAAGGCTGTGAGGATGAGGAGAGCAGGGCCCGGCGGGGGGCGCGGCCGGGCGTTACGTGCGTGGGCGAGGGGCGCGGGTGCGGCGGGTGCGGCGCGTGGGGGAGGACGAGCCGACGAACTCGAACTGCTTCTGCCGCTCGGCGTTGTTGGGGAAGGGCAGCTGCCCGCGGTACAGGCGCTTGATGAAGTGGGCTTCCCGCTGGTTCTGGCGGCTGCGGGAGGCTTTGCGGGGCCGGCCCTTGCGGGTGAAGGCCATGTACCAGCCCTCGTAGCGGGCGTTTTGGAAAGCCGTGTAGTTGTTCTCCAGCACGATCTCCGTGAAGATGCAGTCCTTGCTCTTGCCGTTGGGctgcgggaggaggagaggggcgCTTAGCACCCACAGGGATGGGGCTGGGCGCTTGGGGATGGGACCCAAAAGGTGCTGCCACCCCCCTGCCACCGCCCAGTCCACCCCATCCCTGCCACGTTCACTGTGGCACCGACCCCAATGCACCGGGACCAGCTCCCTGGGGGCTTCTCCTTGC from Aptenodytes patagonicus chromosome 24, bAptPat1.pri.cur, whole genome shotgun sequence encodes:
- the FGF17 gene encoding fibroblast growth factor 17, giving the protein MFSCQTQYVRDQGAMTDQLSRRQIREYQLYSRTSGKHVQVNGKRITATAEDGNKFAKLIVETDTFGSRVRIKGAESEKYICMSKRGKLIGKPNGKSKDCIFTEIVLENNYTAFQNARYEGWYMAFTRKGRPRKASRSRQNQREAHFIKRLYRGQLPFPNNAERQKQFEFVGSSSPTRRTRRTRAPRPRT